Proteins from one Anthonomus grandis grandis chromosome 8, icAntGran1.3, whole genome shotgun sequence genomic window:
- the LOC126739817 gene encoding odorant receptor 30a-like produces the protein MVRAQHHYPARSPSSTLGRSPDEVEGQNGLLGDHTNSEKPMIFMAYFPFDQEVHYSTALLCQAISVVIAALYYCLTQVTYITAVTYVKMELKLLQHQFREFDRFKMVYNIVDDRVMMIKLIRRHQFIISFTADLNKSLRPILLVEFLLSSINISFVVLQLISGETEMPLPFTLNYLIILIAQLLVLAWHANEITIESVGISYALWEHSWYEKSVEIQKMMYMVVCRSHKPLSLTIGPFGILTTQTVINVINAAYSYVTIMRNNN, from the exons ATGGTACGTGCGCAACACCACTATCCTGCGAGATCTCCAAGCTCAACCCTTGGTAGATCACCTGACGAAGTTGAAGGACAA aaTGGTTTACTGGGCGACCACACCAACTCGGAAAAACCAATGATATTTATGGCGTATTTTCCATTCGATCAGGAGGTTCATTATAGTACAGCCTTGCTTTGCCAAGCGATTTCTGTAGTAATCGCAGCGCTGTACTACTGCCTGACCCAAGTTACATACATCACGGCAGTCACTTACGTTAAAATGGAACTGAAACTGCTGCAGCACCAGTTTAGGGAGTTCGATCGATTCAAGATGGTTTATAACATCGTAGATGACAGGGTTATGATGATTAAGTTGATTCGACGTCATCAGTTTATTATTAG TTTCACCGCAGACCTAAACAAGTCATTAAGGCCAATCTTACTTGTAGAGTTCCTATTGAGCTCGATTAACATTTCCTTTGTAGTTCTACAACTTATATCG GGTGAAACAGAAATGCCTCTACCGTTTACGTTGAATTACTTAATTATATTGATAGCGCAGCTCCTTGTGCTGGCTTGGCATGCTAACGAGATCACCATAGAG agTGTTGGTATCTCGTATGCCTTATGGGAACATTCCTGGTATGAAAAAAGCGTAGAAATCCAAAAGATGATGTATATGGTCGTGTGTCGGTCTCATAAACCTTTAAGTTTGACCATCGGACCGTTCGGTATCCTCACCACTCAAACAGTAATAAAC GTTATTAATGCTGCTTACTCGTATGTCACCATTatgagaaataataattaa